The region ACTTACCTGATCCTGCTAGCCAATACGATAATCCGTCACGTGAAAGTGTGTCTCTCACATCCAAACATAGTAAGAATCTTGTTATTGCAGGTAGTTCAGACTCTGTGCTTAATAGGAAGAACAAGCCTGGTAAAAAACGAGACAGTTTAGCACATGGAGTCCGAGAGCATGGTAAGTACTAAGTAGCTTCTGTTTTGTCTTTGGTTTTGTTTTCCTTCATCTTTTCTAGTTCTTCCTTGCCTCTGTTGGGATCGTCAGGGTCCTAAAatctcattcttttttctttcaatatcttttgtttttaagttttaccCAACTGAAATATGGTTTACATGGttcagattttattttgatatcttTTAATTCTTGTGAACCGCAGTTAGGCATGGGCCCAACATCACTCAAACTGTGAAGGGGAAGTTGAGCTTGGGGGCTAGAATTCTTAGAGTAGGTGGTGTGGACAAAGTGTTCAAGCGGTTATTTAGTGTTAGAGAAGGAGAGAAATTACTGAAGGCTTCCCAGTGCTATTTATCAACCACAGCAGGTCCTATTGCAGGCCTACTCTTTATCTCCACAGACAATGTTGCATTCTGCAGTGACAGATCAATCAAAATCTCTTCTCCAAATGGAGAGATTATAAGAATACACTACAAGGTAAGTTGCAAAGGATTATTAATTCTgtttctctctgtgtctctgCCTGGCTTGCTGATTGCTAATATTATAAGTAACGTTCCCATGGTGCAGGTCTTGATTCCACTGAGGAAGATAAAGAGAGTCGAGCAAAGTGAGAATATGAAGAAGCCTTCACAAAAGTACATGGAAATAGTTACTGTCGACAATTTTGACttttggtttatgggttttttAAGTTATCAGAAATCTTTCAAGTATCTTCAGGAAGCTATTTCGCAAGCTTAGAGGAATGCTAGTCACTCAAGAAGCAGAAATGTTAATTCCCATCTTCTTCTCAGATGTACAGCTAGGAAATTCTCTATACAATTTCAGGCATTGTATTTTGTAATGATGAAACGCTCTCTGATTCTTCAACTATCACTTAACTATCAAATCAGATTCTTTTTGTGGTCAATGTTTAAATTTGtgaatcataattttttttttttttttccctttggcATGGAATCAGTCGGCATGAACTGAATCCCTTTTTCCCCACTCATGCAAATGATAAACAACTTCTAGGCTCAACTGTTAACCATAATCCAATCACCTCAATCAGTGCAGATACGGCAGCGAAAGATATTGTGGAAGAGCAGCTACATCCATTTGAAGTTCAAATATGACACGACTGGGATAAATACAAGACAGTAGATAGCTGAATGGAGTCCATAACCGATTGCATTCTATCATGACTTTGAAGTTTAAATTACAGCAGATTTCTGTTATCTGTATAGCAACTTACTTgtatattttcaaattcaaacatcTGTATTATTTGTAATTGTATATAAATTTACAATCAATACAACCATCTGTTTATCATGAGGCTGATTCCAATTGAACGCCAATTATATTTGAAGGGTGCAAAGGAACCATGTGAGTAAGCTGTCATCAGATTTTAGAGATGCATCTATGATGATACCAGCATGTTTCTGCTGCATCTacacatatataaataactGATGGTGAAAACTGCCTCCAAATAACAAGAAATTTGTCACCCATATATAAGTCAGTTTAAGGGAAAGATACGATAGAAATGACTTTAATTGGAGTAGAGCAGAAGCATATATGATAGCtcaaatttgaaattgattccGGATGCTACAaatgacgtcccacatcgcctgggaatgaggatgtgcttatatgtataaatgcaccctttatgacataacgcgttttaaagccgtgatgaccatgaacctatcagaactccgcagttaagcgtgcttctaggagagcaatcccaggatgggtaacctcctgggaagtctagtttggggagccaaaagcggacaatattgtgtcattggaggtgggtcgttacaaatggtatcagagccattgcctagcctgagatggtgggagcgtgcataagcccaatgagggaccccagtggggacgctgggtccaaagagggggtgattgtgacgtctcacatcgcctgggaatgaggatatgcttatatgtataaatgcaccctttatgacacaacgcattttaaagccgtgatggtcatgaacctatcagaactctacagttaagcgtgcttctgcgagagcaatcccaggatgggtgacctcttgggaaatctggtttggggagccaaaagcggacaatattgtgtcattgggagtgAGTCGTTACACTACAGGTCCTGCATGATAGCTCACATTTGAAAGCTAAGGTTCTTGTTCTAGGGCTTGAGGGTGTGAGGAGAAGATTGCTTATTGAAAcaggaaaaatgtaaaattggtTCCGTAGTtggtttaatttataaatcactccatgtggtataaaaattaaCTGAGAGGTCCCTGTGGTAGGCGAAATTAACGAATTACTCCTGAAAGACAATTTCCGTCTACTAACTTGATTGAAACCATTAGGTTGACACGGCATACCCAACAAAAACGCGACACGTGtcattcttaaaaaaatatattaaaaatttgaaacttataatatatatatatataaaaagaaaaaaaaaaggggaggggTGGGGGTTGCGACCCACCCGCAGAGGTAGCTGGCGCCACCTAGccccatttggggtggcccacAGTTGGGGGTGGGCTTCGAGCCACCTTAGTAACTCGCACGCCACACCCGGCTTatggggtggctgcgcggcctTCCCCATAGTCTGGGGTTGGCTTgcgggccacccccagccccatttggggtggctcgtaggccacccTCAACCCCCTCTCCTTTTAATAATAGTATTGtaagtttttaacttttaatatattttttttattaaaagtgacatgtgtagTGTTTTTATTGGGCCTAACGTGGAAACCTAATTGTTTCTCTCAAGTAGTGGACGGAAATTAACTTTAGGGAgtaatttgttaatttatactaccacagggacctctaagttaatttttatatcacataaagtTATTTGTAAATTTGGCCAACCATAGAGaccaattttgtatttttttttgtttcggaAGTAATATGAGGATAAGTTAGAAATCGTATTATAGtagaattattataaataatgatagttatatatttgaattaatcttttaattacTTGTAGCACTATATTGCATAAGTCTTTTAGTAGTAGGTTTCTATTGTTCTTTATATAGgtatatttaaaaattagagTCAGAGTTATTTCTGAGTAATTTATTTGTAAGAGAGGTTTATCTTAAAGTAGATGTAGAAGTTTATATCTTTGTAATTGTAATTCTCTTAGTATAGGCGTGAGTAATTATTAAAAAGTAAGCATAATTAGTCATAAACCTTGTGTTGGAAAATAGTTTTAGATTTCTTTTGAATCTCAAAGGTCTACGATCACCTAGAATCTAAAATCTATCCTTGGCATGTTTGTGAAACCATTCacgcaacatttttttttttattactctttCTAGGGTTAcaactttcttcctttttttttttttttttttttgggggggggggggggggttggggttgggggttGGAATTGGGATCTCAGAACCTTTGAAATAATATAGATGCACAGTTGAGaattcttgttcttctttaaCTTAATTCTATTATGATTCTTTATGTGATATTTTTGCAGTATTTGCAAGTAGAAACAACACAAGATCTTGGTGAGAGCTAAATGACGTTATCTTAAAGCCACTTTCTTTTACCGCTGAGGTCCTTAATTGAAGCTAGGGTTACATTTTCTCTGCAGCAATCGACATGTGAAGTTAAAAGGGCCTATGTGGATAGGGAAATGCTAAATGTACAACTCTTTTGTACAATTTCAACACAACCCACTCACAATGGGGTAGAGCCCATACATGTGGGCTCTACTCCATTGTGAGCGGGAGTTGTGTCAAAGTTGTGATGGGTTGTACTCCAAATCATGTCCCATGTGGATATGTGTAGCCATTCCCTCACCCACAAACACAAAAGTACTATTGTCGGCCAACAATTTAATGTTAAAAACCGGCCTTGAATCTTCATTGGTTCAATGCTGACATGAGCATTTGAATCAAAAGAAAGCCAAAAAGATTGGTTGCAGTCCAGATCAGCGTATGATCAGTACTTGTCCTATCTACCTGTGACTTAATGAtgagggtttttatttatttattggatGAATATGGGGTTTTTTATTCATATTACTCAATCAAACATTCAGCAATGAATTctcacaaacgtcacaagctgCTCATTCAACTTGCAACCATTTAAGAGAAAGCAGCCATTTCCCCTTtctttatcttatcttatcttggTACCAAATAGGCTGGCATCAGAAAGCTAAAATGCCAACTCAAAAAGCTTCATTGGCACACACTCACATGGTcagcaaaagagaaaagaggcaGCATATGACGACTGTGCGATAGAAAATGTCTTCCAAATAGTCAGGACATTTTATTTCCTCAGACCCTTTCTTAGAATGGTATAATTTTCCAAAAGATTACCTTGGAAGAACCCCACTTCTACATATTTTGTGTAATGACTCAAGAAATCGCCAACCGCATCACCGTTTTTAATCCAAAATGATTAGTTAGGTTACAATTAGAGCTTCCCACTTAATATGAACAATCTATCTGCTCAATGTagaattaattaactttttagGGTGTTAGATTTTGGGTCCAACTGTTATAGACAATAAACTTAAATGTTGTAATTGAAAGTGTTGTAGAATGGTTGATTTGAGTGTGCCTTACATAACAGTAGGGACACCAATTGgctgaaaataatttaattttgaaaataaggCAACATTTCAACTTCAACCATGTCACAAAGTCTTGGTTGGTTAATTTCGTTAGCATCAATGTTTGAATTCTTGCATAACATGAACCAATTTTAAAACACCCACATCCATCTTTCTTCTAATATTTCTAAAAGCAACCCAATATACACCATATCTTTGAAGGATAGTCTTTAAGAATCCATGGCTCATGGCTGCTCCTTTATTCTTCTGGATGAGCCAGAGCTGACTCATGCAACAAAAAGTTGATTAACCAACTACTTTCATCCCTTTAAATACCTTGGCAGAATACAATGTCTGATCAACCTAAGTAAGCATTTCTTCCTTGTATTCTAACAGCCGACAACAGTATTTTACATCCCCTGCTGTTCCAAACATGAAAACCTCACTTCAGGAATTTGTTGTTGGAATTCCAATAAGCTCAGAAGCAAACCCAGTTGATAGGTCACTAAAGAGATACTTACCTGATCCTGCTAGCCAATACAATAATCCGTCACGTGAAAGTGTGTCTCTCACATCCAAACATAGTAAGGATCTTGTTATTGCAGGTAGTTCAGACTCTGTGCTTAATAGGAAGAACAAGCCTGGTAAAAAAAGAGACAGTTTAGCACATGGAGTCCGAGAGCATGGTAAGTACTAAGTAGCTTCTGTTttgtctttggtttttttttccttcgtcTTTTCTAGTTCTTCCTTGCTTCTGTTGGGATCGTCAGGGTCCTAAAatctcattcttttttctttcaatatcttttgtttttaagttttaccCAGCTGAAATATGGTTTACATGGttcagattttattttgatatcttttaatttcttgtgaACCGCAGTTAGACATGGGCCCAACATCACTCAAACTGTGAAGGGGAAGTTGAGCTTGGGGGCTAGAATTCTTAGAGTAGGTGGTGTGGACAAAGTGTTCAAGCGGTTATTTAGTGTTAGAGAAGGAGAGAAATTACTGAAGGCTTCCCATTGCTATTTATCAACCACAGCAGGTCCTATTGCAGGCCTACTCTTTATCTCCACAGACAATGTTGCATTCTGCAGTGACAGATCAATCAAAATCTCTTCTCCAAATGGAGAGATTATAAGAATCCACTACAAGGTAAGTTGCAAAGGATTATTAATTCTGTTTCTCACTGTGTCTCTGCCTGGCTTGCTGATTGCTAATATTATAAGTAACGTTCCCATGGTGCAGGTCTTGATTCCACTGAGGAAGATAAAGAGAGTCGAGCAAAGTGAGAATATGAAGAAGCCTTCACAAAAGTACATGGAAATAGTTACTGTCGACAATTTTGACttttggtttatgggttttttAAGTTATCAGAAATCTTTCAAGTATCTTCAGGAAGCTATTTCGCAAGCTTAGAGGAATGCTAGTCACTCAAGAAGCAGAAATGTTAATTCCCATCTTCTCAGATGTACAGCTAGGAAACTCTCAATACAATTTCAGGCTTTGTATTTTGTAATGATGAAATGCTCTCTGATTCTTCAACTATTACTTAACTATTCACAAACAAATCAGATTCTTGCTGTGGTCATTGTCTAAATTTgtgatcatattttttttttcttttttgtttttgtttgctGTGTCATGGAATCAATCCCCATGAATTGAATGACTGAATCCCGTTTTGCCCATTCATTCATTTGGTAAACAACTTCTAGGCTAGCTTGAGGGAAAGGCAGCTGAATATAGTTAAGAGGCTATTGTTTGTGTACAACTATTTTGAAGAACAGACGCTAGGAGTAACACATTGATGACTTTTCACCCTTGAAAATAACCTTGCAAAAATCTAACCACAGCCGTGAGATCCCTCGAATGGCATCATAActaatttttgagtttttatgcTTGATGAAAATCTCTCTAAGCAGAcaaaaagtaatgttatatgcTAAATACCCTCTTTCGAATGAAGCAGGAAAATGATCCCAAAGCAACCAACTATGAAGAGAAACTCCACATAAAAGCAGAGTCTAAACAATGCTAACTTAAACTTAGAGAGTTATAGCAGCAGATCTAAGACTACCTACAGGGCCAAGAAAATCTTCAGCTTcaaatgtatgtgtgtgtgtgtgtgtgtgtgtctctctctctctctctctctcccctataAAAAGATAATCATATTCCACCATAAATGATATCACAACTGTCTCTCTCTTTGCTGCTATTTTTCATCATTTCTATGTTTAGTTAAAGGAAGGAAGGcttaatttagaaaaagaacgaaaaatGGCCACCACCAACAAAAAAAGAGAACCAAATAGaagaggaaaaaacaaaaaaaaaaaacaaaaacaaaaacaaaaacaagaagaagaagaagaagaagaagaagaaagctctTGAAGATAAGAAAAGTAAAAAGGGAGCAAGGGTGGAGGAGGTCAAGCTCCacaatttcttcttctccttcttgttCTTTTGTTCCCTTGGTTGATCTTCTCTGGGGTTTGATCGTTTTCAATTTTTGGAGAAGAAATTGTGAGAgtgaaacaaaaacagaaagcaACATGCAGCCAATTCCATCATCATCCACCGGTAACACTTAGATCCTTCTAATTAGCACCTGGCCTGCTGTTGAACGAGTTGGATTTAggacttgagatttcaattaggtTGGTTCGTTTTTCttgttctatttcttttttcttttcttttcttttcttttttttaacataattaaGCCATAGTTTTCACATATCATTGAGCGCCAGAAGATTTAACAACTATGAAATTAAGATTTATGGAGTGTCTATGAATGAGAAAGATTTAACAACTATGAAATTAAGCCATAATGAATAAATCCTCcacgttttttattttattttatttaagtaactaaaattcattaaaagcataTAGGGGTACAACTCTAATACATATAAaataggacaaaaatttcttataaactttcatacaactcacatataaaagtgatatgtgtcatttaaacatgtgagaaacacatttttttttattaaaaaagcatgtgagaagcacttGCTATtcaaaaaacatgtgattcttacaTGCCAAGAGACATATGCGAATTTTATATGTAgattgtataaaatttcctataaatcaatttgtaggaaatttatgtcctataAAATATACAAGGGAACCtctaatacaaaaaaaaaaaaaaaaaaaccctaaactttaaaaaatttagagaaattagaAACAGACAAGCTATTAAACCCTACTATCCATAAATAAAGGGGTTGGAATAGTATCTTCTTCAACTCTGTCGTCACAGTTTCATGATCTTCTAAATCCTCCACATGTGAGACATGAATAAATCCtttgaataataaatttttttcaaatatatatatatatatgaaaattctAACTGATGAACACATGTGAGACATGCAAAAAATAGTAAAGCTAGCTAGAGCTTAATGGAACTCAtatactttttccttttccatactACATAGGAAAAAAAGGTTGAAATATCACCAAAAATGTCACATAAAATCTAGTTGATGATCCATTTGCAGAATACAAGGTTTGATGAACCATATTATATGACTCTGGTAGTGCATGGAGAACATTCTGTGCTAGTTGAGAGACAAAACTTGTTGGGATTCCAATGCCCGAGCAAGTTGTTGGGATTCCAATCGGCTCAAGAGCAAAAGGACACTCACCTCAACCAGCTACCCAAGTGTTATATTCCCTCTCCTGCATGCAAGTGAGCCCTGACCTCCGCATTCACGCAGAGTAAGCCTCCCTagcctctatctctctctcttttaacaATCAAAACGAAGGTGTATGTTCTAATAATGAGATTGCATGTCTTGATATTGCAGGTGAAGTAAATTCAGTGCTTAAAAGGATGAACAAGTGTGGCGAAAAGGCAGGGAACTTTGCTCATGCATTCCGAGAGCACGGTAATTAAATTCTATTGCTTCAGCTTATAAGATTTGAGAATCTTTTGCTTCGGACTTTCATTGTCTAAAGAGTCTCACGTTGAGATGATTTAGAGTGAGTGGATTGTAAAAATATGTACTCATTAATTTCTTACTGGGTGCGATTGagctttataaatgattcttATAGAAAAGCATCGAATTGATTAATCATTTTAGAATGATAGCGCATATATGACTAGCGCTTTATATGAATCGCTACAAATAGTATTAAAGCAACTTTGTAATATCATATGGTATTGTAACATTGCATGACATGGCCCATCAGGAATTTAAAGCTAAGGGGGTGGAGAGATTGTAACATCTTAATCCTACCTTTGAAGAATGAGTAACTCACATAGAATGAGTATTGAATTATAAAAGCACTCATGAATACTAAATTCTATGTTCATTCCTTACTAGGTAGAATTAAGCTTTAGAAATGATTGTAAAAAGCTTAAAATTAATTAGTCATTTTGAAACAAGAGATGTTATTAGCGTTTTCTCGATATCATTACACGTTGCCTCTCCGGGCCAtccttaattagttttttagggATTTCCACTATTGCCTTATTTTTGTTTGGCTGATGGCCGGGAAGTAAGATatataaaagcatatatatagaaaaattgaCAGTTACTTACAGTTGGAATTGTGACTTCATAATTGTAAAATTCTACTTTCAGCTTTCCTTCCCTCAGGCTTATTAACAACCAAACTCTGCGGTCTGAACATGCATGCACCACTTGTACAAAACAACGTTGAATGAtgagattttttaaatttttttattctttttctttttctttttcaaaatgttGAAAACTGCAGTGAGATTGGGGCAGAACATCACTGAAACAGTGAAAGGGAAGTTGAGGTTGGGGGCTAAAATTCTTAAAGTAGGTGGGTTGGAGAAATTCTTCAAGAAGTTATTTAGTGTTTCAGAAGGAGAGAAACTGTTGAAGGCTTCCCAATGCTATTTATCAACCACAGATGGTGCAATAGCAGGCCTCCTCTTTATCTCCACCAACAGCATTTCCTTTTGGAGTGAGAGATCTATCAAACTGCCCTCCCCAAATGGAGAATTGCTTAGACTCCACTATAAGGTATTcagattaattatatatattctctctctttctctctctctcttcatgattACTATCCATTTTTTTGCAGGTATTAATCCCACTCAAGAAGATAAGGACAGTTGGGCTTTGTGAGAATGTGAAGAAGCCATCAACCAAGTACATACAAATAACTACGTGGGATAATTTTGACTTCTGGTTTATGGGTTTCTTAAATTATCAGAAAGCTTTGAAATATCTTCAGCTGGCAATTTCTCAAGCTTGAAAGAATCAAAAGTCATTTAAATGAGTGTAACAAAACCTGAAGCTACAAAAAAGCTCGATTCCATTTGAGTGTAATTTTCCGGATTAGAAATTCTCATCCATTTTTCAATCATAACTTTATGTGCATGTGTAGAAAGATGGTGAttcatttctatatatatagtgcatgTAAGTAGTTGTAACAAGTCCGATGGAGTTTTGTAAATAAGATCGCATAAATAGCAAAGGGCCAGCTATATGTTACGATTTAGGAAAAGTGTTAATTAGATTTGCGTTGTTACTctaaattgattaattaaattacaattGAAGCTCCTTAAAATCACGTGCGTATAAAGTATGGtctcatttaataaaaaatcaatgtgaAACATAACACGTACTCATTAATACTTTTATAattcatccattttcatatacACAATTGATCATCTAGATCTTCTCAATATAAGATTAACTTTCTAGAGTATATACCATACTCTCTCACACACCTTGTAAACTTGTTCTATATTATGCATGGATTAGGCTACAAAATATTGTAGCTTACAACTGGCTTGGAGTTAATTTTCCAAATGCCATGTGTTGTTGGTACAATAAATATGCCAAATATCTCCGTaaaattagcattttttttatttttatttttaataaacacTCTTTTTTTATCTTGGTGGAAGTCTATGGCCAATATTCTTACCGTACAAAAATCTGGTCCAACACCAGGCATGATTGCAGTGCCTAAAATGTCAATTAGTTAAGGTTTACGTCAACTCGGGATTggattaaaaagtaaaaaaatcgTACAACGTACCCACGTGAGCGGAAGTCCAAAACCAAATCCAAAGACCGATGAAATTTGTAACCCCaccaatataatataatattactttCCCAGAAAGAAAGGAAGGATTTACATTTACTTTCCAGACCGACGTGAAAAAGTTCTTGACATTTGGAAATTTAACAGCATTTTATAAGCGGTAATTAATTGTCGGTTGGGTTATGTTCTTCCTCTTCCAGTATAATTTAATACTGTCAAAATCTGTCGACAGCTCACAATATATTGGCTTTTGTTGCCGTCGTCAACAACATAGCTGTTTGCAAATAACAGCTGAAAACGCACTTGTAGTAGTAGATCGAGAAACCTCCGGTCCCCCAAACACTTTTCCCATTAATAATACTGTTAAACTCGTGGAGATCACATCTCTTTGTGCGTAATTATTGATCCATAAGTTTTAGGACGGTTTATTACCGATTTGGTTAAATTTTGAACTTTTAACATTTCACCACGGTTTTGAATCGATCGGCATTGATCTATAACGGCACTAACTCGATGAtagtcattttttcttttggcggCTCTTACTTATTAATATTCAATGATTTAAAAACTACACCCATCGGATACTAATTGTTAAGGGCCTAACTATTgatccaaaagttttaaaactATTGGATATTGATGGACCCAGATCAAACGTACCCATCGGGTCTGGACGAACAGCTCATTATATTCTAGACGGCAACTCGTCCAGACCCATATAGGCTTTTCAACCCATCTCAACGGCTGCACCCAATAAAGCCAGCAGCATAGTATACAATTCCTCCCTTTtgcaagaaaggaagaaaagtgACCATCGCATCAATAGGAATTTCTGAAAGtccaaaaatatcattaaatgcAACCTTCACCACCTTCATCGATGAGAC is a window of Alnus glutinosa chromosome 4, dhAlnGlut1.1, whole genome shotgun sequence DNA encoding:
- the LOC133866678 gene encoding GEM-like protein 4 isoform X2, which gives rise to MKTSLQEFVVGIPISSEANPFDRSLKRYLPDPASQYDNPSRESVSLTSKHSKNLVIAGSSDSVLNRKNKPGKKRDSLAHGVREHVRHGPNITQTVKGKLSLGARILRVGGVDKVFKRLFSVREGEKLLKASQCYLSTTAGPIAGLLFISTDNVAFCSDRSIKISSPNGEIIRIHYKVLIPLRKIKRVEQSENMKKPSQKYMEIVTVDNFDFWFMGFLSYQKSFKYLQEAISQA
- the LOC133865575 gene encoding GEM-like protein 7; this translates as MTLVVHGEHSVLVERQNLLGFQCPSKLLGFQSAQEQKDTHLNQLPKCYIPSPACEVNSVLKRMNKCGEKAGNFAHAFREHVRLGQNITETVKGKLRLGAKILKVGGLEKFFKKLFSVSEGEKLLKASQCYLSTTDGAIAGLLFISTNSISFWSERSIKLPSPNGELLRLHYKVLIPLKKIRTVGLCENVKKPSTKYIQITTWDNFDFWFMGFLNYQKALKYLQLAISQA
- the LOC133866738 gene encoding GEM-like protein 4 isoform X1; translation: MKTSLQEFVVGIPISSEANPVDRSLKRYLPDPASQYNNPSRESVSLTSKHSKDLVIAGSSDSVLNRKNKPGKKRDSLAHGVREHVRHGPNITQTVKGKLSLGARILRVGGVDKVFKRLFSVREGEKLLKASHCYLSTTAGPIAGLLFISTDNVAFCSDRSIKISSPNGEIIRIHYKVSCKGLLILFLTVSLPGLLIANIISNVPMVQVLIPLRKIKRVEQSENMKKPSQKYMEIVTVDNFDFWFMGFLSYQKSFKYLQEAISQA
- the LOC133866738 gene encoding GEM-like protein 4 isoform X2 — its product is MKTSLQEFVVGIPISSEANPVDRSLKRYLPDPASQYNNPSRESVSLTSKHSKDLVIAGSSDSVLNRKNKPGKKRDSLAHGVREHVRHGPNITQTVKGKLSLGARILRVGGVDKVFKRLFSVREGEKLLKASHCYLSTTAGPIAGLLFISTDNVAFCSDRSIKISSPNGEIIRIHYKVLIPLRKIKRVEQSENMKKPSQKYMEIVTVDNFDFWFMGFLSYQKSFKYLQEAISQA
- the LOC133866678 gene encoding GEM-like protein 4 isoform X1, producing MKTSLQEFVVGIPISSEANPFDRSLKRYLPDPASQYDNPSRESVSLTSKHSKNLVIAGSSDSVLNRKNKPGKKRDSLAHGVREHVRHGPNITQTVKGKLSLGARILRVGGVDKVFKRLFSVREGEKLLKASQCYLSTTAGPIAGLLFISTDNVAFCSDRSIKISSPNGEIIRIHYKVSCKGLLILFLSVSLPGLLIANIISNVPMVQVLIPLRKIKRVEQSENMKKPSQKYMEIVTVDNFDFWFMGFLSYQKSFKYLQEAISQA